The following proteins are encoded in a genomic region of Actinomycetota bacterium:
- a CDS encoding NUDIX hydrolase, translated as MGTGLRRPEPQGAEEVDVIRAAGGVIPRDRSVVLVHRPKYDDWSFPKGKLDGSESFHDAALREVEEETGLRCRLGRWLSDVEYVDADGRQKIVRYWLMEVVGGDVADHEPDAEIDAVEWVPMEEAVGRLTHDLDRKLLALIK; from the coding sequence CTGGGAACCGGCCTTCGTCGCCCTGAACCGCAAGGAGCTGAGGAAGTGGATGTGATTCGCGCAGCCGGAGGGGTCATTCCGAGGGATCGTTCGGTTGTTCTCGTCCACCGGCCGAAATATGACGACTGGAGTTTTCCGAAGGGCAAGCTCGACGGTTCCGAGAGTTTTCACGACGCAGCGCTGCGAGAGGTCGAGGAAGAGACGGGGCTGCGGTGTCGGCTGGGTCGGTGGTTGTCCGATGTGGAGTACGTTGACGCCGATGGCCGCCAGAAGATCGTTCGGTACTGGCTCATGGAGGTGGTCGGGGGTGACGTGGCCGATCACGAGCCCGACGCCGAGATCGACGCGGTCGAATGGGTTCCCATGGAAGAAGCCGTCGGGCGGCTGACGCACGATCTCGACAGGAAGCTTCTGGCGCTGATCAAGTAG